A genome region from Diorhabda carinulata isolate Delta chromosome 2, icDioCari1.1, whole genome shotgun sequence includes the following:
- the LOC130903603 gene encoding NEDD4 family-interacting protein 1 isoform X1, whose protein sequence is MEPTPPDSNNGQQNNQQEITVDNNLPSAASSPVSSPVNISASTSSEEIPPPKADYYAPPPYEVATKGTKLPTYEEVQREKHLEEQDIPIPINSPTTRPLPFRPGQRVITIDTENPEDVDTSLLGTDFMFYIAFFVAFIFNWIGFLLLMCFCHTIASRYGALSGFGLSLAKWTFIVQHSTELASKDNSWLWWLIMTFGLIICIRAILQYLSIKRGWHMLSASHQERLLFFY, encoded by the exons ATGGAACCGACTCCGCCCGATTCAAACAATGGACAACAAAAT AATCAACAAGAAATCACTGTAGACAATAACCTACCTAGTGCTGCATCCAGTCCAGTATCAAGCCCAGTAAATATCTCTGCTAGTACATCTAGTGAGGAAATACCGCCACCAAAAGCAGATTATTATGCACCCCCACCTTATGAGGTTGCTACAAAGGGTACCAAATTACCCACATATGAAGAAGTCCAAAGAGAAAAACATTTGGAAGAGCAGGATATTCCAATACCAATTAATTCTCCTACGACAAGG CCATTACCATTTCGTCCAGGACAAAGGGTTATAACTATTGATACAGAGAATCCTGAAGATGTGGATACATCTTTATTAGGAAcagattttatgttttatatcgCTTTCTTTG tcgcttttatttttaactggataggatttttattattaatgtgttTTTGCCATACAATCGCTTCAAGGTATGGGGCCTTGTCCGGCTTTGGTTTGTCATTAGCAAAATGGACTTTTATTGTACAACACTCAACGGAATTAGCTTCAAAAGATAACAGTTGGTTATGGTGGCTTATAATGACTTTTG GGCTCATCATTTGTATCCGTGCTATACTGCAATACTTGAGTATAAAAAGGGGATGGCACATGTTATCTGCAAGTCATCAAGAGaggcttttatttttttattaa
- the LOC130903603 gene encoding NEDD4 family-interacting protein 2 isoform X2: MNQQEITVDNNLPSAASSPVSSPVNISASTSSEEIPPPKADYYAPPPYEVATKGTKLPTYEEVQREKHLEEQDIPIPINSPTTRPLPFRPGQRVITIDTENPEDVDTSLLGTDFMFYIAFFVAFIFNWIGFLLLMCFCHTIASRYGALSGFGLSLAKWTFIVQHSTELASKDNSWLWWLIMTFGLIICIRAILQYLSIKRGWHMLSASHQERLLFFY, encoded by the exons atg AATCAACAAGAAATCACTGTAGACAATAACCTACCTAGTGCTGCATCCAGTCCAGTATCAAGCCCAGTAAATATCTCTGCTAGTACATCTAGTGAGGAAATACCGCCACCAAAAGCAGATTATTATGCACCCCCACCTTATGAGGTTGCTACAAAGGGTACCAAATTACCCACATATGAAGAAGTCCAAAGAGAAAAACATTTGGAAGAGCAGGATATTCCAATACCAATTAATTCTCCTACGACAAGG CCATTACCATTTCGTCCAGGACAAAGGGTTATAACTATTGATACAGAGAATCCTGAAGATGTGGATACATCTTTATTAGGAAcagattttatgttttatatcgCTTTCTTTG tcgcttttatttttaactggataggatttttattattaatgtgttTTTGCCATACAATCGCTTCAAGGTATGGGGCCTTGTCCGGCTTTGGTTTGTCATTAGCAAAATGGACTTTTATTGTACAACACTCAACGGAATTAGCTTCAAAAGATAACAGTTGGTTATGGTGGCTTATAATGACTTTTG GGCTCATCATTTGTATCCGTGCTATACTGCAATACTTGAGTATAAAAAGGGGATGGCACATGTTATCTGCAAGTCATCAAGAGaggcttttatttttttattaa